A section of the Centroberyx gerrardi isolate f3 chromosome 8, fCenGer3.hap1.cur.20231027, whole genome shotgun sequence genome encodes:
- the LOC139908194 gene encoding transmembrane protein 252-like — protein MDVKKQLCSLARLVLPGVGFGLICVGAYLVSLQTDQHYTLRVILAYVMIACGFLGVLIGVFWAMCRSMKSKMYQRGAHNQNIHIYTVDRLSSYPPSYEESQGNQVCPERASDSVAVVDEVGMTLCLAPPLYSRDSSEIPDCTWSWEQPPPYSQTQTVLQGQAHTEEQRGALPRH, from the exons ATGGATGTGAAGAAGCAGCTGTGCTCCCTGGCCCGTCTGGTGCTGCCTGGTGTGGGATTTGGCTTGATCTGTGTTGGGGCGTACCTGGTGTCCCTGCAGACGGACCAGCACTACACTCTGAGGGTCATCCTGGCCTACGTCATGATCGCCTGCGGCTTCTTGGGCGTGCTCATCGGAGTCTTCTGGGCCATGTGCCGCAGCATGAAGAGCAAGATGTACCAGAGAGGAGCGCACAACCAAAACATCCACATCTACACTGTTGACAG ACTCAGCTCCTACCCTCCGTCTTACGAGGAGTCCCAGGGGAACCAGGTGTGTCCAGAAAGAGCCTCTGACTCTGTGGCGGTGGTCGATGAGGTGGGCATGACGCTGTGCCTGGCCCCCCCTCTGTACAGCCGGGACAGCTCGGAGATCCCAGACTGCACATGGAGCTGGGAGCAGCCTCCTCCTTACTCTCAGACACAGACTGTTCTCCAGGGACAAGCGCACACAGAGGAGCAGCGGGGAGCCTTGCCCAGACACTGA